In a single window of the Nodularia spumigena CCY9414 genome:
- a CDS encoding FAD-dependent oxidoreductase, translating to MSATKSDNRINTDSQTLTGEIYDVVIVGAGPIGLATAIGLRKCGIENILVVDQTRAFRKVGQVLDILPNGLKSLKYLDNQAYEAVKNTGMGFMNSPQSNGEKTQGEKPAKTSPEWVYKNLQGETIRSTPLGFDHWFQQYGEGRVSIAWYNLQTTLRNLIPEDRVKANHRCINVIDEPEKGCVRIDCISDLRTEANPYAYWADGQKVDNNEPQNLDPTSQQLGSKSFRAKLIVAADGINSTIRKVLYKDTPDSDFAQPKYSGFAAISCREITEIPQELQTQIEEKFFQDSPIVTISNASEITDSLNELRMMLFRRPGSHIGYILHLAVSLESLEDKSESSLLDLAMQQLEKAGYPDVLQELVRLSPPANMQQRPYYIHHASTSDGESQPTWSRGRVVLVGDAAHGMPPFMAQGVNQGFEDALAVTTLIAHIAETNKWDNGEAMGYAPPEAIATAFEKYENLRRPMMKYIQHATLTRFPHSSDEAWNNYGQQVYQRNFDEIIAALSS from the coding sequence ATGTCAGCAACTAAATCAGACAACCGTATAAATACAGACAGCCAGACCTTAACCGGGGAAATCTACGATGTTGTCATAGTTGGCGCTGGGCCTATCGGGTTAGCAACAGCTATTGGCTTACGCAAATGTGGTATAGAAAATATTCTGGTTGTTGATCAAACTCGCGCTTTTCGTAAAGTTGGTCAAGTATTGGATATTCTTCCCAATGGCTTAAAATCTCTCAAATATTTAGATAATCAAGCTTACGAAGCAGTTAAGAACACTGGGATGGGGTTCATGAATTCCCCTCAGTCTAATGGCGAAAAAACTCAGGGAGAAAAACCTGCTAAAACTTCACCCGAATGGGTTTATAAGAATTTGCAGGGGGAAACTATTCGGTCAACTCCTCTGGGGTTTGATCACTGGTTTCAACAATATGGTGAGGGTCGAGTATCAATTGCTTGGTACAATTTGCAAACCACCCTCAGAAATCTCATTCCTGAAGACAGAGTTAAAGCAAATCATCGTTGTATAAATGTTATTGATGAGCCAGAAAAGGGCTGTGTTCGGATAGATTGCATTTCTGATCTAAGAACAGAAGCCAACCCTTATGCTTATTGGGCTGATGGACAAAAAGTCGATAATAACGAGCCTCAGAATTTAGATCCGACCTCTCAACAATTAGGTTCAAAATCATTCCGAGCCAAACTAATTGTAGCAGCAGATGGTATTAACTCGACAATTCGCAAAGTACTTTACAAAGATACTCCTGATAGTGATTTTGCCCAACCTAAATATTCAGGATTCGCAGCTATATCTTGTCGGGAAATCACCGAAATTCCCCAGGAATTACAGACACAAATTGAAGAGAAGTTTTTTCAAGATTCACCCATTGTCACTATTAGTAATGCTTCCGAAATTACCGATTCTCTGAATGAGCTAAGGATGATGTTATTTCGCAGACCAGGTAGCCACATAGGATACATTTTACATCTGGCTGTGTCTTTGGAATCGTTAGAAGATAAATCTGAAAGTTCTTTGCTGGATTTAGCAATGCAGCAGTTAGAAAAAGCTGGTTATCCCGATGTACTTCAGGAATTAGTTCGTCTATCTCCTCCTGCTAATATGCAGCAACGCCCATACTACATTCACCACGCAAGCACATCTGACGGCGAAAGTCAACCTACCTGGAGTAGAGGACGTGTGGTATTAGTGGGTGATGCAGCTCATGGTATGCCTCCTTTTATGGCACAAGGGGTTAATCAAGGATTTGAAGATGCGCTAGCAGTGACAACGTTAATTGCTCATATTGCCGAGACAAATAAATGGGATAATGGGGAAGCGATGGGCTACGCCCCGCCAGAGGCGATCGCTACAGCCTTTGAGAAATACGAAAATCTGCGTCGCCCCATGATGAAATATATTCAACACGCAACATTAACAAGGTTTCCCCACTCCTCAGACGAAGCATGGAACAACTATGGACAACAGGTATATCAGCGCAATTTTGACGAAATAATTGCTGCATTGTCATCATGA